One window of Dehalobacterium formicoaceticum genomic DNA carries:
- a CDS encoding LemA family protein yields the protein MGFVIGIGILLVVLAWVITTYNSLIKDREFVRNSMGQISAQIESRWEAIRNMIEGTKQYADYEAKVLEEITEKRTKLGREASVIDVEKDNGLFGQALNQLYAVAENYPDLKASKVYQDTLMNVDKYEQQVRHSRMIFNDTVTKYNRRVQSVPSNIIAGLFNFPVERYFENTPEKADMPGWS from the coding sequence ATGGGGTTTGTAATTGGAATTGGGATACTTCTCGTTGTGCTTGCTTGGGTAATTACTACCTATAATAGTCTGATCAAGGATCGGGAATTTGTGAGAAATTCCATGGGGCAAATTTCCGCTCAAATTGAATCCCGGTGGGAGGCCATTAGGAATATGATTGAGGGGACCAAACAGTATGCCGACTATGAAGCAAAGGTACTGGAAGAGATTACAGAAAAAAGAACAAAACTTGGACGTGAAGCCAGTGTAATCGATGTAGAGAAAGATAACGGCCTTTTCGGACAAGCCTTGAACCAATTGTATGCTGTTGCCGAAAACTATCCTGATCTGAAGGCAAGCAAGGTATATCAGGATACTTTAATGAACGTAGATAAATATGAGCAACAGGTGCGTCATTCCAGAATGATTTTTAATGATACCGTTACCAAATATAATCGCAGGGTGCAATCTGTGCCCAGTAATATCATTGCAGGGCTGTTTAATTTCCCGGTTGAAAGATATTTTGAAAACACACCGGAAAAAGCAGACATGCCGGGTTGGAGCTGA